In a single window of the Carnobacterium gallinarum DSM 4847 genome:
- a CDS encoding N-acetylmuramoyl-L-alanine amidase translates to MIPKTLPDKHKKSFLIFFIVLLGLTIFATVALANFSTIKVDAAVVNVRTGPGLSYDVMSQVGAGDTVNVLETKNEWYKVRLSNDKIGWVASWLVNNTEISAATNTVGTITGEQINVRSENNENAAILGAVVKGTELTVLFQENGWTQVQYNQQVAWVSSKFIEVKAASVQQAPTTVATANDKNANIQTISIRTEWTRIRNGPSTNNQVVMTASQGQNFSYIGTEGDWYHVRSTNGTEGYVANWLVDLSASAKTAPAAQVTSLSEATIVIDPGHGGSDPGAEGSNYYESEITLSTAKILAQQLEQSGANVILTRTSDADVSLSNRAYMSNQAKADVFISIHYDSTPSPNQGSGTTTYYYSDKNKDLAKSINNALAKGPLPNNGYRFGDHQVTRENTQPAVLLEMGYVNNSTDSSLITTKGYQQTMATNIVNALNNYFSK, encoded by the coding sequence ATGATCCCAAAAACCCTACCTGATAAACACAAAAAATCCTTTTTAATTTTCTTTATTGTTTTACTTGGCTTAACTATTTTCGCCACAGTTGCATTAGCTAATTTTAGTACAATTAAAGTGGATGCTGCTGTTGTAAATGTTCGGACCGGTCCAGGACTTTCCTATGACGTCATGAGTCAAGTTGGAGCGGGCGACACAGTCAATGTATTAGAAACCAAGAACGAATGGTATAAAGTTCGTTTAAGCAATGATAAAATCGGCTGGGTGGCGAGCTGGTTAGTCAATAATACTGAAATCAGTGCTGCTACAAATACAGTTGGAACTATCACAGGTGAACAAATTAACGTACGTAGTGAAAACAATGAAAATGCTGCTATTCTTGGCGCTGTGGTAAAAGGAACTGAATTAACTGTGCTTTTCCAAGAAAATGGTTGGACTCAAGTTCAATACAACCAACAAGTAGCTTGGGTAAGCTCTAAATTCATTGAAGTAAAAGCTGCTTCTGTTCAACAAGCACCGACTACTGTTGCTACTGCAAATGATAAGAATGCTAATATTCAAACAATTTCAATCAGAACTGAATGGACACGCATTCGTAATGGTCCATCTACAAATAACCAAGTTGTCATGACGGCTAGTCAAGGTCAGAATTTTAGTTATATTGGCACTGAAGGTGATTGGTATCATGTCCGTTCTACTAATGGAACCGAAGGCTATGTAGCCAATTGGTTAGTCGATTTATCTGCTAGTGCAAAAACAGCACCTGCTGCTCAAGTAACTTCTTTATCTGAAGCAACTATTGTCATTGATCCTGGACATGGTGGAAGTGACCCTGGGGCTGAAGGTTCTAATTACTATGAAAGCGAGATTACCTTAAGCACTGCGAAAATATTAGCACAACAACTGGAACAATCTGGTGCCAACGTAATTTTAACTCGTACATCTGATGCAGATGTTAGTCTTTCTAATCGAGCTTACATGAGCAATCAAGCAAAAGCGGATGTCTTTATAAGTATTCATTATGATTCAACACCTAGCCCTAATCAAGGTAGTGGGACAACAACTTATTACTACAGTGATAAAAATAAAGACTTAGCTAAATCAATAAATAACGCTTTAGCAAAAGGTCCTTTACCAAATAATGGGTATCGGTTTGGTGATCATCAAGTAACTCGTGAAAACACACAACCTGCTGTTTTATTGGAAATGGGTTACGTAAATAATTCAACAGATAGTTCATTAATTACAACAAAAGGCTATCAACAAACAATGGCAACCAACATTGTCAACGCATTAAATAACTACTTTAGCAAATAA
- a CDS encoding pentapeptide repeat-containing protein — MADLENENFKNADIAYAEFTEAKLFGANLTAKRIETATFSNTNDSGKRNFSRGS, encoded by the coding sequence ATGGCAGATTTAGAAAATGAAAATTTTAAAAATGCTGATATAGCGTATGCGGAATTTACTGAAGCAAAACTATTTGGAGCCAATTTAACTGCTAAAAGAATAGAGACTGCCACTTTTAGTAATACAAATGATTCGGGCAAAAGGAATTTCTCCAGAGGAAGTTGA
- the hisS gene encoding histidine--tRNA ligase — translation MAIQKPKGTIDILPGQSEKWQYIEEISRMVMSDYQFHEMRTPIFESYDLFSRGVGETSDIVSKEMYDFLDKKNRRMALRPEGTASIVRAYVENKLFGPEFNAPYKVYYMGPMFRYERPQGGRQRQFHQLGVEVFGSNNPATDVETMALAMDLFHQYGLKEFKLVINSLGDITSRDTYRSALIAYLEPFTEQLSTDSKARLHKNPLRVLDSKDKGDREIVKDAPSILDFLNEESLQHFEMVKTMLEALEIPYEVDSTMVRGLDYYNHTIFEIMSDAEGFGAITTLCAGGRYNGLVEEVGGPETPGFGFGMGLERVLIALDAENVEIPNINELDVYVVGLGEESNIETLKLVQAIREFGFSAERDYLNRKAKGQFKSATKLNAKVVITIGEAELESQTANFKVMKTGKQETISMKELYKNFDKVYNLQTTDMTAFNDFFNKED, via the coding sequence ATGGCAATTCAAAAACCAAAAGGAACAATCGATATTCTTCCAGGCCAATCAGAAAAATGGCAATATATAGAGGAAATTTCAAGAATGGTGATGTCAGATTATCAATTCCATGAAATGCGAACACCAATATTTGAAAGCTACGATTTATTTTCTCGTGGGGTTGGAGAAACAAGCGATATCGTTTCTAAAGAAATGTATGATTTCTTAGATAAAAAAAATCGCCGTATGGCTTTGCGCCCAGAAGGTACAGCGTCTATCGTCCGTGCTTATGTTGAAAATAAACTATTTGGACCAGAATTTAATGCACCTTACAAAGTGTACTACATGGGACCAATGTTTCGCTATGAACGCCCACAAGGCGGACGTCAACGTCAATTTCATCAATTAGGCGTAGAAGTCTTCGGTAGCAATAATCCAGCAACAGATGTAGAAACAATGGCATTAGCAATGGATTTATTTCATCAATATGGTTTAAAAGAATTTAAATTGGTGATTAATTCACTTGGAGATATAACTAGTCGTGATACCTATCGTTCAGCTTTAATCGCCTATTTAGAACCATTTACAGAACAATTAAGTACAGATTCAAAAGCTCGTTTGCATAAAAATCCATTACGAGTGTTAGATAGTAAAGATAAAGGTGATCGTGAGATTGTGAAAGATGCTCCATCTATTTTAGACTTCTTAAATGAGGAATCATTACAACATTTTGAGATGGTTAAAACAATGTTGGAAGCCTTAGAGATTCCCTATGAAGTTGATTCAACGATGGTACGTGGTTTAGATTATTACAATCACACTATTTTTGAAATTATGAGTGATGCCGAAGGTTTTGGTGCGATTACGACTCTTTGTGCTGGTGGACGATACAATGGTTTAGTTGAAGAAGTAGGCGGTCCTGAAACACCTGGTTTCGGCTTCGGTATGGGATTAGAACGTGTTTTGATTGCATTAGATGCGGAAAATGTTGAAATTCCAAACATCAACGAATTAGATGTTTATGTAGTTGGTCTAGGAGAAGAATCAAATATTGAAACGTTAAAATTAGTTCAAGCGATTCGTGAATTTGGTTTTTCTGCAGAACGTGATTATTTGAATCGTAAAGCCAAAGGACAATTTAAATCAGCAACAAAATTAAACGCTAAAGTAGTTATTACAATTGGTGAAGCTGAGTTAGAGAGTCAAACGGCTAATTTTAAAGTGATGAAAACTGGGAAACAAGAAACAATTTCTATGAAAGAATTATATAAAAACTTCGATAAAGTCTACAATTTGCAAACAACGGATATGACTGCATTTAACGATTTTTTCAATAAAGAAGATTAA